The genome window TGGAAGTTCCCGGTTGGGCCTCGTGTGAATGGAACGAATGGGGCTgagcaggagtcccagagcagggGTTTTAGAACCAGCGGGTGCACGGGGCACAGtcggactgggggggggggggggggaggaggaagagcagagcCTGGTGGCCCTCAGCCACCACCTGCACATCTTCCAGCCCTGCGCTGCACGAGCTCCCCATGTCAGGTGCTGCGTGCGGAGCGGAGTGTGGGTCATGCCTCCTGTGCTGCCAGTCCCAGCTGTGCACTTCTCAGGCGCATGCAcatacgcacacacacgcacgcacagaaCCCGCAGCTTAGCACTTACTTCAATGTACAAGCTTTTGGGAGGCTTCATGTCCTGCGTAAGGTCcagcccttcctctcctcccaacGACCTCATGTAGGTAGCAAGAGACTTTTTATACTGATTGAACCACTCCATCTGCAGAGACAAGAACACAGGACGAAACCAGCACTCCCACAGGGACACTGGCTCAAGAACGCAAGCACGAATGCTTGTAGCTGCTGTAAAATGCCGGCAATGTTGAGGAGAAGACAGGAGCAAGTCCATAGTATTTGTATTGCACAAGTGCCCACGCTCCCCACCCCGCCAGGGAGCCACGCACAGACATGGCCTGAGATCCGCCTTCCCCTCTGAGTACAGATTCTATCTCCCCTCTCAAAAGGGGGAAGGAcggaggggagagggggtcagTGCAACGCCTCCCCCTGGAAAGTGCAAGAAGATCTTTGCACACAAAGGCAAAGTGCTGGCAGAACCGGACTAAGACAAAGCTACAGCAGCCATCAAGCTCCCTGAACGCATGTGAGGTGGAACACAGCCCATTCCGGGCCAGGTTTATTCTAAGGCCACGTCTCTTTCTTCTAGTCGGCGagttttaaaccagtctcaaatGTGTCTGCATCCTAACAAGACAGGATGCAGACACCCCCAGTGAACAGCCTCCTTCAGGCCACAACTTCAGCATGTTCCCCCGTGCAAACATTGGCCATTCAGCTCACAACCTGTGAACTGGCCCCTACAAGCCATGAGCAGCTGTGCCTCTGTGGCCCAAAACAGCCAATGCCTGTGGGCAAAATACTCTTCTCCTTCCGACACGCATTAACTCAGCCAATACGAAGATCCAACCTTTGGTCCATCGGATCCAGTTAATTCCTGACCCACGTCAGACCTTCCATTTCTCACCTACGGAGAACTGGAGTAAGAGGGCCAGAGCCTCTGAGGTATCTCATGATACTGCTTTAACGAGCAGGGAATGTGTGCGCACGTGGACAGGGCCACTTCAAACTTTAGCAGAGACAAATACTTTCCACAGCCACCTTATGGCTACCGCAAAACTTCTGTTCTCCCCAGATCACTGAAACAAGTCGGGCTTATAATGAAGCCGAGCTTACTTCTTCAGCCGACATGTGAAATCGCAGATCATTGGGCAAGACGCTCCCATACTCCCACCTGAGGGCTCTGATCCGGAGCAACCGGTCATACCTGGAAAAATTAACCAGGGATTAGAACCACTGAGTTATCAATTGGAAACAGAGGTTTTAATTCAAAAAGGAGTATGGACTCAATCCCTTATTTGCACCAAATCTGACACCTTCAGAATGAAGTGTAAAATCCAGTGATTCCAGTCTTCCCTCCATTGGCCTGCCAATATTGTATGTTTAAATGAGAACAAGGTCCCTACAGAAAGCAGGAAAACGCTGCAGAGACCTTCCTGTGTTCACTAATACATTTGAAACGTGCTCAGATACTACTGATGGGTTGGTATTACAATCAAGATGAAACAATGTTTCATATTGAACTTAATAGTCAAGCATTGGAAAAAGAATCAAGGCCAGAATTTGAGGGTGGCCTCTGATTTGTATCTAGCTTTtgaaaaacacccccccccccccccgaaatctCTGGGACCAGCAAGGGTTCAGCAGCCTTTGAAAAGTAGGACCACACTGTCTCAAGATTTGTATGTAAAACCAGAGGAAGCTCCTGAAAATGCAGATTTTAGGCCATGAAAGAGACCATACTGTGAAAGCATGATTTGCCTTTCCATAAGAAACTCACAGGTATGCAATAATGCATCGTCGATTTCGCAGCAGAGAACAGTGACGAAATTTGATTGTTGGGATCAAGTTACTTTGTCCTGCTTTAGCTTCATTTCTGGCAATAATGCAAAAGGGAAA of Pelodiscus sinensis isolate JC-2024 chromosome 3, ASM4963464v1, whole genome shotgun sequence contains these proteins:
- the GINS1 gene encoding DNA replication complex GINS protein PSF1 isoform X1, whose protein sequence is MFGERAVELVRGLHRAADGHLPPFSEDGIRQVLEEMKALYEQNQADVNEAKAGQSNLIPTIKFRHCSLLRNRRCIIAYLYDRLLRIRALRWEYGSVLPNDLRFHMSAEEMEWFNQYKKSLATYMRSLGGEEGLDLTQDMKPPKSLYIEVRCLKDHGEFEIEDGTTVLLKKNSQHFLPRWKCEQLIRQGVLEHVLS